From one Sphaeramia orbicularis chromosome 9, fSphaOr1.1, whole genome shotgun sequence genomic stretch:
- the b3galt8 gene encoding beta-1,3-galactosyltransferase 2, with protein MRSSCSWRLVKFLAASAVLVLSLQILVYELSTDLPTPVLLSEEDYRVLSPQTYKYILNQPAACKHRTPFLVFMVPVAPQQVEARQAVRKTWGAPGAETLTLFFMGVPEEQGSGVQEQLEAESGRHADIIQMDFVDSYPNLTIKTMMMMNWLATHCPNASYAMKVDSDIFVNIFYLMQRLRGSPRWGYITGSVIRNGKVRRDSSSKWFVSKQMYPKDRYPTYMSGAGYVFSSDLAWRISWASRYVKMIPLEDVYVGLCLQVLDVRPVYSYSLPFMTNLFEVRDLQYDRCTFARRVIVNGFSPSELVRVWQDFYQGHVHC; from the coding sequence ATGAGGAGCAGCTGTTCCTGGAGGTTAGTGAAGTTCCTGGCTGCATCAGCTGTTCTGGTCCTGTCCCTTCAGATCCTGGTGTATGAACTGAGCACGGATTTACCCACACCGGTTCTGCTGTCAGAGGAGGACTACAGGGTCTTATCCCCTCAGACATACAAGTACATCCTGAACCAACCTGCAGCATGCAAACACAGGACCCCCTTCCTGGTCTTCATGGTCCCTGTTGCACCACAGCAGGTTGAAGCCAGGCAGGCGGTGAGGAAAACATGGGGGGCCCCAGGTGCAGAGACCCTCACTTTATTCTTTATGGGGGTCCCCGAGGAGCAGGGGTCAGGCgtccaggagcagctggaggcgGAGAGTGGACGCCACGCTGACATCATCCAGATGGATTTTGTGGACAGCTACCCCAACCTGACCATCAAgactatgatgatgatgaactgGCTGGCCACCCACTGCCCCAACGCCTCCTACGCCATGAAGGTGGACTCTGACATCTTCGTCAACATCTTCTACCTCATGCAGCGCCTTAGAGGTTCTCCCAGGTGGGGCTACATCACGGGGTCTGTGATCCGAAACGGGAAGGTGAGGAGGGACAGCAGCAGTAAGTGGTTTGTGTCTAAGCAGATGTACCCCAAGGACAGGTACCCCACGTACATGTCCGGAGCCGGGTACGTGTTCTCCTCAGATCTTGCCTGGAGGATCTCCTGGGCATCCAGGTATGTCAAGATGATCCCCCTGGAGGACGTCTACGTGGGGCTGTGTCTGCAGGTGCTGGACGTCCGGCCCGTTTACTCTTACAGCCTTCCATTCATGACCAACCTGTTTGAGGTCAGAGATCTGCAGTACGACAGATGCACCTTCGCCAGGCGGGTCATTGTGAACGGGTTCAGTCCATCTGAGCTGGTCCGAGTCTGGCAGGACTTCTACCAAGGCCACGTTCACTGCTGA